One Streptomyces sp. NBC_01217 genomic region harbors:
- a CDS encoding DNA-methyltransferase produces the protein MPFSLHQGDALSVLAGLPDGCVDSVITDPPYNSGGRTAKERTTRSAKQKYTSADSKNDLADFTGENMDQRSYSFWLTQIMTEAHRLTKTGGTALLFTDWRQLPTTTDAIQAAGWLWRGVLAWHKPQARPQKGRFTQNCEFIVWASKGAIDGSRNPVYLPGLYSASQPSGAKRQHITQKPVEVMRELVKISPEGGTVLDFCAGSGSTGVAALLEGRDFIGVEKTEHYASIAADRLTETIRETLTQDDVILTV, from the coding sequence TTGCCTTTCTCCCTGCACCAGGGCGACGCCCTCAGTGTTCTCGCCGGCCTGCCGGACGGCTGCGTCGACTCTGTCATTACCGATCCGCCGTACAACTCCGGCGGTCGGACCGCGAAGGAGCGCACGACCCGCTCCGCGAAGCAGAAGTACACCTCCGCCGATTCCAAGAACGACCTCGCCGACTTCACCGGCGAGAACATGGACCAGAGGTCCTACTCGTTCTGGCTGACGCAGATCATGACCGAAGCCCACCGCCTCACGAAGACCGGCGGCACCGCGCTGCTGTTCACCGACTGGCGCCAACTGCCCACCACGACGGACGCGATCCAGGCGGCCGGATGGCTGTGGCGCGGTGTGCTGGCCTGGCACAAGCCGCAGGCCCGACCCCAGAAGGGCCGGTTCACCCAGAACTGTGAATTCATCGTCTGGGCCAGCAAGGGGGCCATCGACGGCTCCCGGAACCCGGTCTATCTGCCCGGCTTGTACTCGGCCTCGCAGCCTTCGGGCGCGAAGCGCCAGCACATCACGCAGAAGCCCGTCGAGGTGATGCGCGAGCTGGTCAAGATCAGCCCCGAGGGCGGCACGGTGCTCGACTTCTGTGCCGGCTCCGGCTCCACGGGGGTGGCCGCTCTGCTGGAAGGCAGGGACTTCATCGGCGTGGAAAAGACCGAGCACTACGCGTCGATCGCGGCCGACCGGCTCACCGAAACGATCCGCGAGACCCTCACGCAAGACGACGTGATTCTCACCGTCTGA
- a CDS encoding DUF4913 domain-containing protein, translating to MEQSAQQAQQLDHLVSAPESNGSPFAAFGMPGLGGPPAAAPPEPRPILELDGEEREDELDALSDWVDDFFLPVYGSEVTTAAPWCLQWQEHDDVVAWLHALWLAYQQHKDPEAGLSGLFVWHRDFLTHAVAAIRAPGGPLSACMTSPDRPAHRLLPGPPPSVRTETAATAEAAGPAEQDEPTS from the coding sequence ATGGAGCAGTCGGCGCAACAGGCGCAGCAACTCGACCACCTCGTGTCCGCCCCGGAGTCGAACGGATCGCCGTTCGCCGCGTTCGGCATGCCGGGGCTCGGCGGGCCGCCTGCCGCCGCTCCGCCGGAGCCCCGCCCGATCCTGGAACTCGACGGGGAGGAACGGGAAGACGAACTCGACGCACTCAGCGACTGGGTCGACGACTTCTTCCTCCCGGTGTACGGGTCGGAAGTCACCACCGCGGCGCCCTGGTGCCTGCAGTGGCAGGAGCACGACGATGTCGTGGCCTGGCTCCACGCCCTGTGGCTTGCGTACCAGCAGCACAAGGACCCCGAAGCCGGACTCTCCGGCCTGTTCGTGTGGCATCGGGACTTCCTCACCCACGCCGTTGCGGCGATCCGCGCACCGGGCGGGCCGCTGTCGGCCTGCATGACATCGCCCGACCGGCCCGCGCACCGCCTTCTGCCCGGTCCGCCGCCGTCCGTGCGCACGGAGACGGCGGCCACGGCGGAAGCCGCCGGGCCCGCCGAACAGGACGAGCCGACCTCATGA
- a CDS encoding helix-turn-helix domain-containing protein, whose protein sequence is MNTYTMPLFAGARLLFGGDVVEVVEVEGLQTTVRNERTGEYSSVPLGRLAAGARSISDSAPAAADGVGMLLATLSAGQRQRLEERAGHVREVLSGYRSGHPGSALPTEPRPPYDPDLPLKDRTAAKAAELGISPRTLQRWLTAYRESGEAGLADARAGRTSSVDPRWEEAVRRVMAESVTGSTPTRSALLLRAEERLTGEYGKGTVPVPSRSTAYARLAWLAKGTNAVSGSAKARRSIAERPQGTYGRLRATRPGEYVVLDTQDLDIYAMEPVTCRWVPLQLTVAQDLFSRCIVGLRVTACSTKAVDVAAVLFEAVCPPLEDTVRPALAPYHGLWDEVVFAEDGLVPGRGLCPPETLVIDHGRAFMSAHVIGVCTRLGMSIQPAQPKKPTDKPTVERFFRTLREGLIQHLPAYKGPDVHSRGQAVEDAAFFFIHEVEEIVREWITEVYHRREHDGLVIPQWPKLSLSPFEMLRIGLARAGRLRMPASPDLAFQFLAVKPRTIQHYGVEVDGLRYNGPVLDGYRNAPSPYAGFGRQWPIHVNPDDVRFVYFQDPADDSWHPLLWEHAPALTMAFSGEAAAYARRLAAREGRHIDTSQALADLLTRWDQGMVTDRRERRMAVRLSAERGALALPLLPEQSGPLTPPGLKLVPELPAGDSDEEDELFDVPEGDDFYADAFEVIE, encoded by the coding sequence ATGAACACGTACACGATGCCCCTGTTCGCGGGGGCCCGGCTCCTTTTCGGCGGTGACGTCGTCGAGGTCGTGGAAGTTGAGGGTCTGCAGACGACAGTCCGAAACGAACGGACGGGCGAGTACAGCTCCGTTCCGCTCGGGCGGCTGGCAGCCGGAGCCCGGTCGATCAGTGATTCCGCACCGGCCGCCGCGGACGGGGTCGGCATGCTCCTGGCCACCTTGTCGGCCGGCCAGCGTCAGCGACTGGAGGAACGCGCAGGGCACGTCCGCGAGGTGCTCAGCGGCTACCGGTCCGGGCACCCCGGCAGTGCTCTGCCGACCGAGCCGAGGCCCCCATACGATCCCGATCTCCCGCTGAAGGACCGGACTGCGGCCAAGGCCGCTGAGCTGGGTATTTCGCCTCGCACCCTTCAGCGCTGGCTGACCGCCTACCGGGAAAGCGGCGAGGCCGGCCTCGCAGATGCCCGCGCGGGAAGGACCTCGAGCGTCGATCCCCGGTGGGAAGAAGCAGTACGCCGGGTGATGGCCGAGTCGGTGACCGGCTCGACCCCCACGAGGTCGGCCCTGCTGCTCCGGGCCGAGGAACGGCTGACCGGCGAGTACGGCAAGGGCACTGTTCCTGTCCCGTCCCGGAGCACGGCCTACGCCCGGCTCGCCTGGCTGGCCAAGGGCACGAACGCGGTCTCCGGCAGTGCCAAGGCCCGCCGCTCGATCGCCGAGAGGCCGCAGGGCACTTACGGGCGGCTGCGGGCCACCCGGCCCGGTGAGTACGTCGTGCTCGACACTCAGGACCTGGATATCTATGCCATGGAACCGGTGACTTGCCGCTGGGTTCCGCTCCAACTCACCGTCGCCCAGGACCTGTTCTCGCGCTGCATCGTCGGCCTGCGGGTGACGGCCTGCTCAACGAAGGCGGTGGACGTCGCCGCCGTGCTGTTCGAGGCGGTCTGCCCTCCACTGGAGGACACGGTCCGGCCCGCGCTGGCGCCTTACCACGGGCTGTGGGACGAGGTGGTGTTCGCCGAGGACGGACTCGTGCCGGGCCGCGGGCTGTGTCCGCCGGAGACGCTGGTCATCGACCACGGGCGGGCCTTCATGTCCGCGCACGTGATCGGGGTCTGCACTCGTCTGGGGATGTCCATTCAACCGGCCCAGCCGAAGAAGCCCACGGACAAGCCGACCGTCGAACGCTTCTTCCGCACCCTGCGGGAAGGGTTGATCCAACATCTTCCCGCCTACAAAGGGCCCGACGTCCACAGCCGCGGACAGGCGGTCGAGGACGCCGCGTTCTTCTTCATCCACGAGGTGGAGGAGATCGTCCGTGAGTGGATCACGGAGGTCTACCACCGTCGTGAACACGACGGACTGGTCATCCCGCAGTGGCCGAAGCTTTCGCTGTCCCCGTTCGAGATGCTGCGCATTGGTCTGGCCCGCGCCGGTCGGCTTCGCATGCCGGCCTCACCGGACCTGGCCTTTCAGTTCCTCGCGGTCAAGCCGCGCACGATCCAGCACTACGGCGTCGAGGTCGACGGCCTGCGTTACAACGGGCCGGTGCTGGACGGCTACCGCAACGCACCGAGCCCATACGCGGGTTTCGGGCGGCAGTGGCCGATCCACGTCAACCCCGATGACGTGCGGTTCGTCTACTTCCAGGACCCGGCAGACGACTCCTGGCATCCGCTGCTCTGGGAACACGCCCCTGCGCTGACGATGGCCTTCAGCGGAGAAGCCGCAGCCTATGCCCGCCGTCTGGCCGCACGCGAGGGCCGGCACATCGATACTTCGCAGGCACTCGCGGATCTTCTGACCCGCTGGGATCAGGGCATGGTCACCGACCGCCGCGAACGCCGCATGGCAGTGCGGCTGTCGGCGGAACGCGGCGCTTTGGCCCTGCCGTTGTTGCCCGAGCAGTCCGGCCCGCTGACACCTCCGGGGCTCAAGTTGGTGCCTGAACTGCCGGCCGGAGACAGCGACGAGGAAGACGAACTGTTCGACGTCCCCGAGGGTGACGACTTCTACGCCGACGCCTTCGAGGTGATCGAATGA
- a CDS encoding TnsA-like heteromeric transposase endonuclease subunit, with protein sequence MDDVASGLPVREFRWYRGRKHYSGWYHAATTGRMVAYESRLELARILIADFASEITEIAAQPFQLVGPDGPRIRRHVPDLFLVHADGLATVVDVKAPTRMKDPKVIAQFDWTRQVCSRRGWVYETWSGAEPAVVENVRFLAGYRRRGLVDISLIARVLDAAAGQTTIGGIEATMAGQPCEIVRPVILHLVWSGRLVADLHAPLNRASRIRVAA encoded by the coding sequence GTGGACGACGTCGCCAGCGGACTCCCGGTACGCGAGTTCCGCTGGTACCGCGGACGGAAGCACTACTCGGGCTGGTATCACGCCGCGACAACAGGCCGGATGGTCGCCTACGAGAGCCGCTTGGAACTCGCCCGCATCCTGATCGCTGACTTCGCCAGCGAGATCACGGAGATCGCGGCCCAGCCCTTTCAGCTGGTCGGCCCAGACGGCCCGCGCATCCGCCGTCATGTTCCCGATCTGTTCCTCGTCCATGCCGACGGTCTGGCGACCGTCGTGGACGTCAAAGCCCCCACTCGCATGAAGGATCCCAAGGTGATCGCACAGTTCGACTGGACACGCCAGGTGTGTTCGCGTCGCGGCTGGGTCTACGAAACCTGGTCGGGGGCCGAGCCTGCCGTCGTGGAGAACGTCCGCTTCCTGGCCGGCTACCGGCGCCGCGGCCTGGTGGATATTTCACTCATCGCACGTGTGCTGGACGCCGCTGCGGGCCAGACGACAATCGGCGGTATCGAGGCCACGATGGCCGGGCAGCCGTGTGAGATCGTCCGTCCGGTCATCCTGCACTTGGTCTGGTCCGGCCGGCTCGTCGCCGACCTGCATGCTCCGCTGAACCGCGCGAGCCGAATCCGGGTGGCGGCATGA
- a CDS encoding TniB family NTP-binding protein, whose protein sequence is MRQPNLFSLSRKEGWRRFADAPPRQRPETLTRVQLAALGEAAAEDYNDSRHDWHANFGIVQTPQLAGIHDELEQIVASNRQDGDRIRSAAVIDALPGLGKTTIANLFGREFDRQQMRRLSTVTEAGHERIPVFRVGLTSNTTLRTLNRMICEYYGHPATDRANAAALASHALDCVLSCETQLGIIDDIHFIDLDRRDGLAVSNHLKRLANELPVTFIYVGVGLAERRFFADGLTGKNVALAQTARRWTRLGVDPFRLDTDEGRRHWRSLLKTSEHRLVLTDHRPGMLLRNADYFFERTSGHIGSYFTLLMRACYRAIRTGTEAVTREVLDGVRLDEASEQARQQLAATMAHGKITSALGDAS, encoded by the coding sequence ATGAGGCAGCCCAACCTGTTCAGCCTCTCCCGCAAGGAAGGCTGGCGCCGCTTCGCCGACGCCCCGCCTCGGCAGCGGCCCGAGACACTGACCCGGGTCCAACTGGCCGCGCTGGGCGAGGCCGCTGCCGAGGACTACAACGACTCGCGGCACGACTGGCACGCGAACTTCGGCATCGTGCAGACCCCGCAGCTCGCGGGCATCCACGACGAACTTGAGCAGATCGTGGCCAGCAACCGGCAGGACGGTGACCGCATCCGTTCCGCCGCCGTGATCGACGCACTGCCGGGTCTGGGCAAGACCACCATCGCCAACCTGTTCGGCCGCGAATTCGACCGCCAGCAGATGCGCCGCCTGTCCACGGTCACCGAGGCCGGACACGAACGCATCCCCGTCTTCCGCGTCGGCCTGACTTCCAACACCACCCTGCGAACCCTAAACCGGATGATCTGCGAGTACTACGGCCACCCGGCCACCGACCGGGCGAACGCGGCAGCCCTGGCCAGTCACGCCCTTGACTGTGTTCTGTCCTGCGAGACCCAGCTCGGCATCATCGACGACATTCACTTCATCGACCTGGACCGCCGCGACGGCCTGGCCGTGTCCAACCACCTCAAGAGGCTCGCCAACGAGCTGCCGGTCACCTTCATCTATGTTGGCGTCGGCCTGGCCGAGCGGCGGTTCTTCGCCGACGGCCTGACCGGCAAGAACGTCGCCCTGGCCCAGACCGCCCGCCGCTGGACCCGGCTCGGTGTCGATCCGTTCCGTCTCGACACCGACGAGGGCCGCCGCCATTGGCGGAGCCTGCTCAAGACCAGCGAACACCGGCTCGTCCTCACAGATCACCGACCCGGGATGCTCCTGCGCAACGCCGACTACTTCTTCGAACGCACCAGCGGGCACATTGGGTCGTACTTCACTCTCCTCATGCGGGCCTGCTACCGCGCGATCCGCACCGGCACAGAAGCAGTCACCCGTGAAGTGCTCGACGGGGTCCGCCTGGATGAGGCATCCGAACAGGCACGTCAGCAGCTGGCCGCCACCATGGCACACGGAAAGATCACCTCTGCGCTTGGTGATGCCTCGTGA
- a CDS encoding C40 family peptidase, whose product MKALAAGIGVVFLSPILIAGTGMMLASSADAVQSSGSFSSCLTDIDTDKVAEQVTKILDGASGKNVHIEGLDLPAEQVPNAQTIVAAGLSLDVPKKGQIVALATAMQESRLRNLNYGDRDSLGLFQQRPSQGWGSAQQIRDPVYASEQFYKHLLRVSGWQQMTVTQAAQAVQKSGLPDAYAQWENLATALQDAIAKTFPGGGNDADQGKQPSTSTTGCAPGQDGSGFGRIPEGSVPKGYAIPKDADPKARKAIDWAMHQLGTLYQWGGSCTNSHGPDLMGRCDCSSLMQQAYAHVGVTLTRTTYTQVNEGKAVSPAHLKPGDLIFSRGSAARPEHVGMYMGEGLVIEAPRTSKPVRITPIKDWTILAARRVL is encoded by the coding sequence TTGAAGGCGCTCGCCGCCGGCATCGGCGTCGTCTTCCTTTCCCCGATCCTGATCGCCGGCACCGGCATGATGCTGGCCTCCTCCGCCGACGCCGTGCAGAGCAGCGGCTCCTTCAGCAGCTGCCTGACCGACATCGACACGGACAAGGTCGCCGAGCAGGTCACCAAGATCCTCGACGGGGCGTCCGGCAAGAACGTCCACATCGAGGGCCTTGATCTGCCCGCCGAGCAGGTCCCCAACGCCCAGACGATCGTGGCCGCCGGCCTCTCGCTCGATGTCCCCAAGAAGGGACAGATCGTCGCGCTCGCCACGGCGATGCAGGAGAGCCGGCTGCGCAACCTCAACTACGGCGACAGGGATTCCCTCGGCCTGTTCCAGCAGCGTCCATCGCAGGGCTGGGGCAGCGCCCAGCAGATCCGCGACCCGGTCTACGCCTCCGAGCAGTTCTACAAGCACTTGCTCAGGGTGAGCGGCTGGCAGCAGATGACCGTCACCCAGGCCGCCCAAGCCGTGCAGAAGTCCGGCCTGCCGGACGCGTACGCGCAGTGGGAGAACCTGGCCACCGCGCTGCAGGACGCCATCGCCAAGACCTTCCCGGGCGGCGGCAACGACGCGGACCAGGGCAAGCAACCGTCGACCAGTACGACCGGCTGCGCGCCGGGCCAGGACGGCTCCGGCTTCGGCCGCATCCCCGAGGGAAGCGTCCCGAAGGGCTACGCGATCCCCAAGGACGCCGATCCGAAGGCGCGCAAGGCCATCGACTGGGCGATGCACCAGCTCGGCACGCTCTACCAGTGGGGCGGCTCCTGCACGAACTCACATGGTCCTGACCTCATGGGCCGCTGCGACTGCTCCAGCCTGATGCAGCAGGCGTACGCGCATGTCGGCGTCACGCTCACCCGCACTACGTACACGCAGGTCAACGAGGGTAAGGCGGTATCGCCCGCCCACCTCAAGCCCGGTGACCTGATCTTCAGCCGCGGCAGCGCCGCACGGCCTGAGCACGTCGGCATGTACATGGGCGAGGGCCTCGTGATCGAGGCGCCGCGCACATCAAAACCGGTCCGGATCACCCCGATCAAGGACTGGACGATTCTCGCCGCCCGCCGCGTCCTCTGA
- a CDS encoding SH3 domain-containing protein: MRSTRIAISAAMLGALALPVLSATTASAAPAAVSAAPASSCSSLPPLPYTVHTKAVTIRSKASSKSTALGVLYKSHKFTVHKKSGNWLYITDKSTSVKGWVSGTYVYRDVRMCLD; encoded by the coding sequence ATGCGCTCCACCCGAATTGCCATATCCGCGGCGATGCTCGGCGCGCTCGCGCTGCCGGTGCTGTCCGCCACCACCGCCAGCGCGGCGCCCGCCGCCGTATCCGCGGCCCCCGCGAGCAGCTGCTCGTCCCTGCCGCCGCTGCCGTACACGGTGCACACCAAGGCCGTCACCATCCGCTCCAAGGCCAGCTCGAAGTCCACCGCGCTCGGCGTGCTCTACAAGAGCCACAAGTTCACCGTGCACAAGAAGAGCGGCAACTGGCTCTACATCACGGACAAGTCGACCAGCGTCAAGGGCTGGGTGTCCGGCACGTACGTCTACCGCGACGTCCGAATGTGCCTGGACTGA
- a CDS encoding winged helix-turn-helix transcriptional regulator: protein MAITALPPDTDADIARVTEALAMITPRWNVRILLALSGPPMRYTELATKVSWLQNGQLHPKLKALCDAGLVERTEHTARRVTYRHTERGAALLPVLPMIVTWAEEHLDKADRPLPAIEQIEDSLTLLTRRHAAAILWVLKSRQEVSGRALARIVMPNSDWTNVYPPLRQLVADGLVDTDGIGQPYRLSAAGDGLSPVLGALSAWSVGQPLNQAAQHPVWGHPQAKPAPRPWVSSQSRPAPAALPPARTGEPPAWHNRDLFSHATTTRPKTAIPAGGPRR, encoded by the coding sequence TTGGCTATCACCGCTCTGCCTCCCGACACCGACGCCGACATCGCCCGGGTCACCGAGGCCCTCGCCATGATCACCCCGCGCTGGAACGTCCGGATCCTGCTGGCACTCTCCGGCCCGCCCATGCGCTACACCGAGCTGGCGACCAAGGTGTCCTGGCTGCAGAACGGCCAGCTCCACCCCAAACTCAAGGCGCTGTGCGACGCCGGACTCGTCGAGCGCACCGAACACACCGCACGGCGCGTGACCTACCGCCACACCGAACGTGGTGCCGCCCTGCTGCCGGTCCTGCCGATGATCGTCACCTGGGCCGAGGAGCATCTGGACAAGGCGGACCGCCCGCTGCCCGCGATCGAGCAGATCGAGGACAGCCTCACCCTGCTCACCCGGCGACACGCCGCAGCCATCCTGTGGGTGCTCAAGTCCCGCCAGGAGGTCAGCGGGCGGGCCCTGGCCCGGATCGTGATGCCCAACAGCGACTGGACCAACGTCTACCCACCGCTGCGGCAACTCGTTGCCGACGGCCTGGTCGACACCGACGGCATCGGCCAGCCCTACCGGCTGTCCGCGGCGGGCGACGGCCTGAGCCCCGTTCTCGGCGCCCTGTCCGCGTGGTCCGTCGGACAGCCCCTCAACCAGGCCGCCCAACACCCGGTCTGGGGGCACCCGCAGGCGAAGCCCGCGCCGAGGCCGTGGGTCAGCAGCCAGTCCCGGCCAGCCCCCGCAGCGCTCCCACCCGCCCGGACGGGTGAGCCTCCGGCGTGGCACAACCGCGATCTCTTCTCCCACGCCACGACCACCCGCCCGAAGACGGCCATCCCGGCGGGAGGCCCGCGCCGATGA
- a CDS encoding TniQ family protein — protein sequence MTETRVLPLRMPLLPGEGLDSWLETLGRRNGLTFSAFLRVLRLPRHYLTRPLVSDLPSTVLRQLETRTGLPAARLDSAVIGSDFPFGPRRQRRCRFCPQCLAEREGRWLLKWWLPWTFTCTTHQSLLHDTCPGCGEGARVRLPGHTLRFPSGTCTLGSRLASVCGADLTSAELLPLASDHPLLATQHRIDALLADPSSAYTILTDLNQCTPWLMHTINDNDIQSMGQTVRDRWHHRPLATRTPADRVKPLDAAVNGVIAHAALPFLDTSNDSVAIRVVQGLRARRDTPNKVIPRGMTTEQWSQLSPGTQRRFLHAGDQIMGALDRVRFSSSTPRARVPEPGENSANTRIRHVPQVLWPGWTVRLIPREGTKENLFRGIAAALLLLPGEPVLRARGVTDLLGPHLPNAMTVILQRALKSGHPDVLTALCNLAHHLDDHGSPIDYERRRRLIPTIPISPDQWRELCFRTGTQPGEQLSAKTTQAPRFLNAQRYLNQLLTGADLTDPRHPLVLRSASDRSRYFAFPPSLTLDQRDALHQHAIGILHDLNIAEPLTWEPPQECADGLDLPGRHLDDIDLEEVRRIVITEQRAPREAARELDTTLTHIRFALEQVPRESRKWGRSSSLGSWRLHQQARKVLTTTFLQREYVDGDKSLAHIAQETGIPRHIAVAHARTLGFAIRRTRKPFPINETWLREQYLAHKRSTLDIAQELGTEDETVRRRLKHLNVPLRPPGVHSRTVMTAKIDTSLPRDVRSAAEGTLHGWLRLHRFQIAMRFPSLDSAAHHLRAEPNALVTQFQRLERDIGASLFERAAFGRPQQPTPQGRRLLRHLETDRVQALMTASLPHDDTSDLPDDRVLEAAHAKFRVRRNPGPPTPFNDIAVERVRITKPTLALLRDLLARARQESYGAEVIDRTGLDAGTVYPQLKRLERAGWLTSRLEDDDTWMSRATPGRGPGRRRTFYSLTPEGRRAASHEVHMRDVESPTASTRSTQRPKRARKAR from the coding sequence GTGACAGAGACGCGAGTACTGCCCCTGCGGATGCCCCTCCTTCCCGGCGAGGGTCTGGACAGCTGGCTGGAGACACTGGGCCGCCGCAACGGTCTGACCTTCTCCGCGTTCCTGCGCGTCCTGCGCCTGCCCCGGCACTACCTCACCCGCCCGCTGGTCAGCGACCTGCCCTCCACCGTTCTGCGCCAGCTGGAGACCCGCACCGGCCTTCCGGCCGCCCGCCTCGATTCCGCGGTGATCGGCAGCGACTTTCCCTTTGGCCCCCGACGGCAGCGACGATGCCGGTTCTGTCCCCAGTGCCTGGCCGAACGGGAAGGACGATGGCTGCTGAAGTGGTGGTTGCCCTGGACCTTCACCTGCACCACCCACCAATCGCTGCTGCACGACACCTGCCCCGGCTGCGGCGAAGGGGCACGCGTCAGGCTCCCCGGACACACCCTCCGATTCCCGTCTGGAACCTGCACACTCGGATCCCGCCTCGCGTCGGTCTGCGGCGCCGACCTCACCAGCGCCGAGCTCCTCCCGTTGGCCTCCGATCACCCGTTGCTCGCCACCCAGCACCGCATCGACGCTCTGCTTGCCGACCCCTCCTCGGCCTACACGATCCTGACCGACCTGAACCAGTGCACCCCATGGCTGATGCACACGATCAACGACAACGACATCCAGTCGATGGGCCAGACGGTCCGGGACCGCTGGCATCACAGGCCGCTGGCCACACGGACTCCCGCCGACCGGGTCAAGCCGCTCGACGCCGCCGTCAACGGCGTCATCGCCCACGCGGCTCTGCCTTTCCTCGACACCTCCAACGACTCCGTCGCCATCCGCGTTGTCCAAGGACTGCGGGCCCGGCGCGACACCCCGAACAAGGTGATCCCCCGGGGCATGACAACCGAACAATGGTCCCAGCTCTCACCCGGAACACAGCGCCGGTTCCTGCACGCCGGCGATCAGATCATGGGCGCCCTGGACCGCGTCCGCTTCTCCTCCTCCACCCCACGCGCCCGCGTCCCCGAACCCGGCGAGAACAGCGCGAACACACGCATCCGACACGTCCCGCAGGTTCTCTGGCCCGGCTGGACAGTCCGGCTCATTCCCCGAGAGGGAACGAAGGAGAACCTATTCCGAGGCATCGCCGCCGCACTCCTGCTCCTGCCCGGCGAACCGGTCCTGCGGGCACGCGGAGTCACCGACCTGCTGGGACCGCACCTGCCGAACGCCATGACCGTCATCTTGCAGCGAGCCCTCAAGTCCGGGCACCCGGACGTGCTCACCGCGCTCTGCAACCTCGCCCACCACCTCGACGACCACGGCAGCCCCATCGACTACGAACGCCGACGGCGCCTCATCCCCACGATCCCAATCAGCCCCGACCAGTGGCGCGAACTCTGTTTCCGCACCGGCACTCAGCCCGGTGAACAGCTCAGCGCCAAGACCACCCAGGCCCCCCGTTTCCTCAACGCGCAGCGCTACCTCAACCAGCTCCTCACCGGCGCGGACCTCACCGACCCACGCCACCCCCTCGTCCTGCGATCGGCATCCGACCGCTCCCGGTACTTCGCCTTCCCGCCCTCCCTGACCCTCGACCAGCGAGACGCCCTCCACCAGCACGCGATCGGCATCCTGCACGACCTGAACATCGCCGAGCCCCTGACCTGGGAGCCGCCGCAAGAGTGCGCTGACGGACTTGACCTTCCCGGCCGGCATCTCGATGACATCGACCTGGAAGAAGTACGCCGCATCGTCATCACCGAACAGCGGGCCCCTCGCGAGGCAGCCCGGGAACTGGACACCACCCTCACTCACATCCGATTCGCACTCGAACAGGTTCCCCGAGAGTCCCGCAAGTGGGGCAGGTCATCGAGCCTCGGCTCCTGGCGCCTGCACCAGCAAGCCAGGAAGGTGCTCACCACGACCTTCCTGCAACGCGAGTACGTCGACGGCGACAAGTCGCTGGCTCACATCGCTCAGGAAACCGGCATCCCCCGCCACATCGCCGTCGCCCACGCCCGCACCCTCGGGTTCGCCATCCGCCGCACCCGCAAGCCCTTCCCCATCAACGAGACATGGCTCCGCGAGCAATACCTCGCCCACAAGCGCTCAACCCTCGACATCGCCCAAGAGCTCGGCACCGAAGACGAAACCGTCCGCCGACGCCTCAAACACCTGAACGTTCCCCTGCGACCCCCAGGAGTGCACAGCCGCACAGTCATGACCGCCAAGATCGACACCAGCCTCCCCCGCGACGTCCGGTCCGCCGCCGAAGGCACACTTCACGGCTGGCTCCGCCTCCACCGCTTCCAGATCGCCATGCGCTTCCCGTCCCTCGACAGCGCCGCCCACCACCTAAGGGCGGAACCCAACGCGCTGGTCACACAGTTCCAGCGGCTGGAACGCGACATCGGAGCAAGCCTCTTCGAAAGAGCAGCCTTCGGCCGCCCTCAACAGCCCACGCCGCAGGGCCGACGCCTGCTACGACATCTCGAAACCGACCGTGTCCAGGCTCTGATGACCGCCTCACTTCCGCACGACGACACCTCAGACCTGCCCGACGACCGCGTCCTGGAAGCTGCCCATGCCAAGTTCCGGGTTCGCCGCAACCCCGGCCCGCCCACCCCGTTCAACGACATCGCGGTCGAGCGTGTCCGCATCACCAAGCCAACGCTCGCCCTCCTGCGCGACCTGCTCGCCCGAGCGCGGCAAGAGTCCTACGGCGCCGAGGTGATCGACCGCACCGGGCTCGATGCAGGAACCGTCTATCCCCAACTCAAGCGGCTCGAACGAGCCGGCTGGCTCACCAGCCGGCTCGAAGACGACGACACCTGGATGAGCAGAGCCACACCAGGCCGCGGCCCAGGCAGACGCCGCACCTTCTACTCCCTCACCCCGGAAGGG